Proteins co-encoded in one Brassica rapa cultivar Chiifu-401-42 chromosome A02, CAAS_Brap_v3.01, whole genome shotgun sequence genomic window:
- the LOC103854011 gene encoding F-box protein PP2-B1 has protein sequence MEQIQVGDSKCGGGISRNGAVVSVGAATSRFDTLPEDCISMVIFHTTPRDACVVASVSRTVKSAAESDLVWEKFLPPEYSSLALPPSLDCSSKKKIYLSLADDPVLIDEGKKSFWLEKSTGKKCYMLSAMDLKITWSDSPAYWQWVTVPESKFEKVAELCNVCWFEIRGKISVKMLSKGTHYSVYLVFKRASSRSYGFDHTPIETEVGFAGKEVRKTFVFLEPSDTDPRSGYGYSGVSLAAVSRAFRTRRPWMRFPREEVEGERESGGNVEEPKERGDKWSEVKLGSFYIDDGGCEDGDEVEVAIMETRMGQWKSGLVFQGIEIRPVKEEEVTK, from the exons ATGGAGCAAATTCAAGTCGGAGATTCGAAATGCGGCGGAGGAATTAGCCGGAACGGCGCGGTTGTTTCTGTCGGAGCGGCGACGTCGCGGTTCGATACTTTGCCGGAAGATTGTATCTCGATGGTGATTTTCCATACCACACCACGAGATGCTTGCGTCGTGGCTTCGGTTTCGAGAACAGTTAAGTCGGCGGCGGAGTCCGATTTGGTCTGGGAGAAGTTTCTTCCGCCGGAGTACTCGTCTCTTGCTCTTCCTCCGTCGTTGGATTGCTCGTCGAAGAAGAAGATCTATCTCTCTCTCGCTGATGATCCCGTCCTAATCGATGAGGGCAAAAAG AGCTTTTGGTTGGAGAAATCTACTGGGAAGAAGTGTTACATGTTGTCTGCGATGGATTTGAAGATCACGTGGAGTGATTCTCCCGCGTATTGGCAATGGGTTACAGTTCCTGAATCTAA GTTTGAGAAAGTAGCAGAGCTTTGTAACGTGTGTTGGTTCGAGATTCGCGGCAAGATAAGTGTTAAAATGCTGTCTAAGGGGACGCATTACTCTGTCTACTTAGTGTTCAAGAGAGCGAGTAGTAGATCTTACGGTTTCGACCACACGCCTATTGAAACTGAAGTTGGGTTTGCGGGGAAGGAGGTTAGGAAGACGTTTGTGTTTCTCGAACCGAGCGATACGGATCCTCGCAGCGGTTATGGTTACTCGGGAGTGTCGTTAGCAGCTGTGTCTAGAGCGTTTAGGACGAGGCGTCCGTGGATGAGGTTTCCGAGGGAAGAAGTTGAAGGGGAGAGGGAGAGTGGTGGGAACGTGGAGGAGCCCAAGGAGAGAGGTGATAAGTGGAGTGAAGTGAAGCTTGGGAGTTTTTACATTGACGATGGAGGTTGTGAGGATGGCGATGAGGTTGAGGTAGCTATTATGGAGACTCGGATGGGACAGTGGAAGAGTGGTCTGGTTTTCCAGGGGATTGAGATAAGGCCtgtgaaagaagaagaagtaactAAATGA